A window of the Oscillospiraceae bacterium genome harbors these coding sequences:
- a CDS encoding 4Fe-4S binding protein, with product MKAYEITFSPTGGTKKAADFLLSQFACEKEEINLLPLGTDYSGYCFSKEDICLFAVPSFGGRVPQTAAERILAMQGNSARAVLLCIYGNRAYDDTLLELKDIVKQAGFLPVAAATAVAEHSIMRQFATGRPDTADEIELKDFSQTIWDKISAGETMPEAEVPGNEDYRKYGGVPFKPSTDEKCNACGICARECPVGAIDKDTLHKTDKSKCISCMRCIQVCPQHARNLNRLMLDVASKKLEKACAGRKENELFFG from the coding sequence ATGAAAGCTTATGAAATCACCTTCAGCCCAACCGGTGGAACGAAAAAGGCGGCAGATTTTCTGCTGTCGCAGTTCGCCTGCGAAAAGGAAGAAATCAACCTGCTTCCGCTGGGCACAGATTACAGCGGATATTGCTTTTCAAAAGAAGACATCTGTCTGTTTGCAGTGCCCTCTTTCGGGGGAAGAGTGCCGCAGACTGCGGCAGAGCGCATTTTAGCGATGCAAGGAAATTCAGCAAGGGCTGTCCTGCTCTGCATCTATGGAAACCGCGCTTACGACGATACTTTGCTGGAGCTGAAAGATATTGTAAAACAGGCGGGATTTTTGCCGGTCGCGGCGGCCACGGCAGTGGCAGAGCACTCGATTATGCGGCAGTTTGCGACAGGGCGGCCGGACACGGCAGACGAAATAGAATTGAAGGACTTTTCCCAAACAATCTGGGACAAAATCAGCGCGGGGGAAACAATGCCGGAAGCAGAGGTGCCCGGCAACGAGGATTACCGAAAATACGGCGGCGTTCCCTTTAAGCCAAGCACAGATGAAAAATGCAACGCTTGCGGTATTTGTGCCCGTGAATGTCCGGTTGGCGCGATTGACAAAGACACCCTGCACAAGACCGACAAGAGCAAGTGTATTTCCTGTATGCGCTGTATACAAGTATGCCCGCAGCACGCAAGGAACCTAAACAGACTCATGCTGGACGTTGCATCGAAAAAACTGGAAAAAGCCTGTGCCGGCAGAAAAGAAAATGAGCTTTTCTTTGGCTGA
- a CDS encoding amidohydrolase, with the protein MKTIYYHGDILTMAEPQQAAGVLTDGRKVLAVGEPKTLQAQAPEAHLYDLGGCTMMPAFIDAHSHFTEVATGMLQVSLDEADSTAAVAEKVQKHIRENGIQPGEWVQAKDYDHSRMPGGKNPTLAQLGAMAPDNPLVIQHKSGHFGLFNAKALAAAGISAETPNPAGGTIGRDAAGFTGYLEENAYFAAVKKIPLPGAKTLLSVYRRAQEKYLSYGITTIQEGMLVKEMLPLYRLLLSSDLLKVDLVAYPDLETFPIVKEELWKNYKQYDRHIKIGGIKIFLDGSPQGRTAWMETPYAGETDYRGYGTMTDEQVKAAMQLAAQNEVQLLAHCNGDAAAAQFLRCLAETEKDYPVLKTLRPVMIHAQLLRPDQMDQAKQCGAFVSFFAAHVYHWGDVHIKNFGLERAQQISAAASAVKHGVPFTFHQDSPVIEPDMLETVWCAVNRKTKDGVLLGPDECIPVLEALRAVTINAARQYGEEAEKGSIAPGKQADLILLSENPLCIAPEKIRDIKVVKTIKAE; encoded by the coding sequence ATGAAGACCATTTACTATCACGGCGATATCCTTACAATGGCAGAGCCGCAGCAAGCAGCAGGGGTCCTGACCGATGGAAGAAAGGTTCTTGCTGTCGGGGAGCCAAAAACTTTGCAGGCACAGGCGCCGGAAGCACACCTGTATGACCTTGGCGGCTGTACCATGATGCCTGCTTTTATTGACGCGCACAGCCATTTTACAGAGGTTGCTACTGGAATGCTGCAAGTCTCTTTAGATGAGGCCGACAGCACCGCAGCTGTTGCGGAGAAGGTACAAAAGCATATCCGCGAAAACGGCATTCAGCCGGGTGAATGGGTGCAGGCAAAAGACTACGACCATAGCCGCATGCCTGGCGGCAAAAACCCGACACTCGCGCAGCTTGGCGCCATGGCACCTGATAATCCGCTGGTGATTCAGCACAAGTCGGGGCACTTTGGGCTTTTTAATGCAAAGGCGCTTGCCGCGGCCGGCATATCTGCAGAAACACCAAACCCAGCGGGCGGGACAATCGGCAGAGATGCTGCAGGGTTTACGGGATATCTTGAAGAAAACGCATACTTTGCGGCGGTGAAAAAGATACCGCTGCCCGGCGCGAAAACTCTGCTTTCCGTGTACCGCAGGGCACAGGAAAAGTATCTTTCGTACGGAATTACGACGATACAAGAGGGAATGCTCGTAAAAGAAATGCTTCCACTTTACCGGCTGCTTCTCTCTTCTGATCTGCTGAAAGTGGACTTGGTCGCTTACCCGGATTTAGAGACTTTTCCGATTGTAAAAGAAGAGCTCTGGAAAAATTATAAGCAGTACGACCGGCACATTAAAATCGGTGGTATCAAGATTTTTCTTGATGGTTCGCCGCAGGGACGCACTGCCTGGATGGAAACACCATACGCTGGAGAAACGGATTACCGCGGGTACGGAACCATGACAGATGAGCAGGTAAAGGCGGCTATGCAGCTTGCTGCGCAGAATGAAGTGCAGCTTTTGGCCCACTGCAATGGCGACGCCGCGGCCGCACAGTTTCTGCGCTGCCTTGCAGAGACCGAAAAAGACTATCCGGTGCTCAAAACACTGCGCCCGGTCATGATTCATGCACAGCTTTTAAGGCCTGACCAGATGGACCAGGCGAAACAATGCGGCGCATTTGTTTCTTTCTTTGCTGCGCATGTGTACCACTGGGGAGATGTGCATATTAAAAACTTTGGGCTCGAAAGAGCACAGCAAATCAGTGCGGCGGCGTCGGCGGTCAAGCACGGGGTCCCGTTTACCTTCCATCAGGACTCGCCTGTCATTGAGCCGGACATGCTCGAAACGGTCTGGTGTGCGGTCAACAGAAAGACAAAAGACGGCGTGCTGCTCGGGCCGGATGAATGCATCCCTGTCCTGGAGGCACTGCGGGCTGTGACGATAAACGCGGCCCGGCAGTACGGGGAAGAAGCCGAAAAGGGAAGTATAGCGCCCGGAAAGCAGGCAGACCTCATCCTTCTAAGCGAAAACCCGCTGTGCATTGCTCCCGAAAAGATTCGGGATATCAAGGTAGTAAAGACTATTAAAGCAGAATAG
- a CDS encoding GntR family transcriptional regulator, producing MAWQFSSDRPIYTQLTDQVKLRIVSGRYPAGSKLPSVRDLAAEASVNPNTMQRALAQLETEGLIFSQRTNGRFVTQREDTIMNLKENLAKEVVREFLQKMESLGFTQAAAAQLVQETKPREEEAS from the coding sequence ATGGCATGGCAGTTTTCATCTGACAGACCTATTTATACACAGCTGACCGACCAGGTCAAGCTGCGCATTGTTTCCGGCCGCTACCCGGCCGGCAGCAAGCTGCCCAGTGTGCGTGACCTGGCAGCAGAGGCTTCGGTAAATCCCAATACAATGCAGCGCGCTTTGGCGCAGCTTGAGACCGAGGGCCTTATCTTTTCACAGCGGACCAACGGCCGCTTTGTGACGCAGAGGGAGGATACCATTATGAACCTGAAAGAAAACCTGGCAAAGGAAGTTGTACGCGAATTCCTACAGAAAATGGAAAGCCTCGGCTTTACCCAGGCGGCGGCCGCGCAGCTGGTACAGGAAACAAAACCAAGAGAAGAGGAGGCATCTTGA
- a CDS encoding ABC transporter ATP-binding protein has translation MEPILQCSGLCKNYGGKQALHDVNLKIERGRIVGLLGPNGSGKSTLIKLCSGLLTPTAGSLTIDGTAPGVETKRAVSYLPERSYLGDWMRVNDLLSMFSDFYADFDLSKALDMLQRLSISLSSPLRTMSKGTREKVQLILVMSRNAELYLLDEPIGGVDPAARDYILNTIINNYSENATVILSTHLIADVEKILDEVIFLREGSVLLHTPADELREHEGKSVDACFREVFKC, from the coding sequence ATGGAACCTATTTTACAGTGCAGCGGTCTGTGCAAAAACTACGGGGGAAAGCAGGCTCTGCATGATGTCAACTTAAAAATTGAACGCGGCCGCATTGTGGGCCTTTTGGGGCCGAACGGTAGCGGAAAGAGCACCCTGATCAAACTTTGCAGCGGGCTTTTGACTCCCACCGCCGGTAGCCTGACCATTGACGGCACAGCTCCCGGCGTCGAAACAAAAAGAGCTGTTTCTTACCTGCCAGAGCGCAGCTACCTGGGTGATTGGATGCGGGTAAACGACCTGCTTTCCATGTTTTCTGATTTTTACGCCGACTTTGACTTGAGCAAGGCACTGGATATGCTGCAGCGGCTGAGCATCAGTCTTTCCAGCCCGCTGCGCACCATGAGCAAGGGCACACGCGAAAAGGTACAGCTGATTTTGGTGATGAGCCGCAATGCCGAGCTTTATCTGCTGGATGAGCCGATTGGCGGCGTAGACCCCGCGGCCCGCGATTACATTTTAAATACCATTATCAATAACTACAGTGAGAACGCCACAGTAATCCTCAGTACACACCTGATCGCCGACGTGGAGAAGATTTTGGACGAAGTGATTTTCCTGCGCGAGGGCAGCGTGCTGCTGCACACCCCTGCGGATGAACTGCGCGAACACGAGGGGAAGAGCGTGGATGCTTGCTTCCGGGAGGTATTCAAATGCTGA